One Gemella haemolysans ATCC 10379 DNA segment encodes these proteins:
- the cas9 gene encoding type II CRISPR RNA-guided endonuclease Cas9 (Cas9, originally named Csn1, is the large, multifunctional signature protein of type II CRISPR/Cas systems. It is well known even to general audiences because its RNA-guided endonuclease activity has made it a popular tool for custom editing of eukaryotic genomes.), producing the protein MANKTWYLGLDIGSASVGWAATDTGYKIIRKNKKRLWGVRLFEEAKTAEDRRGYRSSRRRLARRKWRLNLLEELFTSEVKKVDENFFLRLKESQYHYEDKTHKVPYAIFNDKDYTDKDYYKDYPTIYHLRSKLMTEENPDIRKVFLAIHHIIKNRGHFLLQGQSFKDGNLNNLIKELLELDILHVGFEVTEEVVDKIADISLEKKTSKDKLNDIKELYPKEKQLLEVFRLIFGGKTSLDKLFAIDEYKELDAAIKSVSFKEKIYEEVRHDYEQVLSNYIELLDLAKLVYDSIILSDIKKEGKTLSESKVELFEKHRDDLLKLKNLVKNDSKLSEDKKVELYALIFKEDKDKGTNYVNYIRKSEEGKGCNYEDFKKFLVKELAKLEESSVKTEIIKDLELEQFLPLQRTKDNSVVPYQIHKEELVKILDNAARYHSFLNEKDESGYNVREKVIQLLEFRIPYYVGPLNSSKKAKEGGFAWSVRNTGYENTPVTPWNYSKVIDESASAEKFITNLTNKCTYLKGEDVLPKSSLLYSEFALLNELNALKYDGNRISLEARNTIIEKLFKQQGKKVTKTSIKNLLKAEGYIDGKGEITGIDITVKNDLKSYRDFKKILGNKFNSEHVENIILWITLYGESRKLIKAKIESVYGEVYSKDEITKMSRLVYKDWGRFSRKLLTELVSKKLYNEETGECLNIIGAMRQNNILFMELLADRFDYSKQIVEFNKELQEDVTEIAPEILDDLYVSPAVKRSIWQTVRIVEELKKIIGCAPAKIFVETTRSNQEKKKPTDSRKKQLELAYKAVKKDVKELEKEIGTINFDVLNDRLSSVEPSKLKAKKLYLYYTQLGRCMYSEEPINISELFDNNKYDIDHIYPQSKIKDDSFTNTVLVKRESNAAKTDRYPLGSDIQTPSNRRFWKFLKEKGLISDEKYNRLVRTEEFSDEELSGFIARQLVETSQSVKAVASILGELNPETSICYSKAENVSSFRQNFGKIKKGDRDSKNNDQLIKVREINDYHHAKDAYLNVVVGNVYDTKFTRNVFNFIKDKKDGRKYSLNKVFYENVSDSKTVAWEMDKTIHQVEKVMNNNNIMVTRRTSEQKGGLFDATVYKAKVAAKAKDGVYYPLKTSNSVVKDVAKYGGYTSIGIAYYSIFEYTIVNKKGEEKITRIIPIPIYISQNIKDSTALIEFGKSQIFCRAYEKIKDFKLLYRKLCIGSKININNYQYYIGGKSDERFYYDSAIQVTLDKKSEKYLKILSKYQNWKKENKDGELWENITKENNIELYNKLVEKMNSEIFTKKKSNKYNELNSEEIRNNFIKISVEEQAKVLLEILNLLTNKKSIFDLKSIDIKAARGKISFNLTSLIQFSIIEQSITGFYEKEITIIGDKGNDMENNNS; encoded by the coding sequence ATGGCTAATAAAACATGGTATCTTGGTTTAGATATCGGTTCTGCGAGTGTAGGTTGGGCAGCGACTGATACTGGGTATAAAATAATTAGAAAAAATAAAAAGAGATTATGGGGAGTTAGATTATTTGAAGAAGCTAAAACTGCTGAAGATCGTCGAGGATATCGTTCTAGTAGAAGGAGACTAGCTAGAAGAAAATGGCGTTTAAATCTTCTTGAAGAATTATTCACTAGTGAAGTGAAAAAAGTGGATGAGAATTTTTTCCTAAGATTAAAAGAAAGTCAGTACCATTATGAAGATAAAACTCATAAGGTACCTTATGCGATTTTTAATGATAAAGATTATACAGATAAAGATTATTATAAAGATTATCCAACAATCTATCATTTAAGATCAAAACTTATGACTGAGGAAAATCCTGATATAAGAAAAGTATTTTTAGCAATACATCATATCATTAAAAATAGAGGGCACTTTTTATTACAAGGTCAAAGCTTTAAAGATGGTAATTTAAACAATTTAATTAAAGAATTATTAGAACTTGATATACTTCATGTAGGATTTGAAGTAACAGAAGAAGTTGTTGATAAAATTGCGGATATTTCATTAGAGAAAAAAACTTCAAAAGATAAGTTGAATGATATTAAAGAACTATATCCAAAAGAAAAACAATTATTAGAAGTATTTAGATTGATTTTTGGTGGAAAAACTTCGCTGGATAAATTATTTGCAATAGATGAGTATAAAGAATTAGATGCAGCAATAAAATCTGTATCGTTTAAAGAGAAAATTTATGAAGAAGTTCGTCATGATTATGAACAAGTATTATCAAATTATATAGAGCTTCTTGATTTAGCTAAGCTAGTTTATGATAGTATTATTTTATCAGATATTAAAAAAGAAGGAAAAACACTATCAGAATCAAAAGTAGAACTTTTTGAAAAACATAGAGATGATTTATTAAAATTAAAAAATCTTGTAAAAAATGATTCTAAATTATCTGAAGATAAAAAAGTGGAATTATATGCTTTGATATTTAAAGAAGATAAAGATAAAGGAACTAACTACGTAAATTATATTCGTAAGAGTGAAGAAGGTAAAGGATGTAATTATGAAGACTTCAAAAAATTCCTAGTTAAAGAATTAGCAAAATTAGAAGAAAGTTCAGTTAAGACTGAAATAATTAAAGATTTAGAATTAGAACAGTTTTTACCACTTCAAAGAACAAAAGATAATTCAGTAGTACCTTATCAAATTCATAAAGAAGAATTGGTTAAGATTCTTGATAATGCAGCTAGATATCATAGCTTCTTAAATGAAAAAGACGAAAGTGGCTACAATGTAAGAGAGAAAGTTATTCAATTATTAGAATTCAGAATACCATACTACGTTGGACCACTTAATTCTAGTAAAAAAGCTAAAGAAGGTGGCTTTGCATGGTCTGTAAGAAATACAGGATATGAAAATACACCTGTAACACCATGGAATTATAGCAAAGTTATAGATGAAAGTGCGAGTGCAGAGAAATTTATTACAAACTTAACTAATAAATGTACATATCTTAAAGGAGAAGATGTACTTCCGAAAAGTTCATTACTTTACTCAGAATTTGCATTATTAAATGAGTTGAATGCACTTAAATACGATGGTAATAGAATTAGTCTTGAAGCTAGAAATACAATTATAGAGAAATTATTTAAACAACAAGGGAAAAAAGTAACAAAAACTAGTATAAAAAATCTTCTTAAAGCAGAAGGTTATATAGACGGAAAAGGTGAGATCACAGGTATTGATATTACCGTGAAAAATGATCTTAAGTCATATAGAGATTTCAAAAAAATTCTAGGAAACAAGTTTAATTCTGAACATGTAGAAAATATAATTCTTTGGATTACGTTATACGGAGAATCTAGAAAACTTATAAAAGCTAAAATTGAATCTGTTTATGGAGAAGTTTACTCTAAGGATGAAATTACTAAAATGTCTAGATTAGTTTATAAAGATTGGGGAAGATTTTCAAGAAAACTATTGACAGAATTAGTTAGTAAAAAATTATACAACGAAGAAACTGGAGAGTGCTTAAACATTATTGGTGCAATGCGCCAAAATAATATTCTATTTATGGAATTATTGGCGGATAGATTTGATTATTCTAAACAAATAGTCGAATTCAATAAAGAACTTCAAGAAGATGTAACAGAGATTGCACCAGAAATCTTAGATGATTTATATGTATCTCCAGCGGTTAAACGTTCAATATGGCAAACTGTTAGAATAGTAGAAGAACTTAAGAAGATTATAGGTTGCGCACCTGCAAAAATCTTTGTAGAGACAACAAGGTCGAATCAAGAGAAGAAAAAACCAACAGATTCACGTAAAAAACAATTAGAACTTGCTTATAAAGCTGTTAAGAAAGATGTAAAAGAGCTAGAAAAAGAAATTGGCACAATTAACTTTGATGTATTGAATGATAGACTAAGCTCTGTAGAACCGTCTAAACTAAAAGCGAAGAAATTATATCTATACTATACTCAATTAGGAAGATGTATGTATAGTGAGGAACCGATTAATATTAGTGAATTATTTGATAATAATAAATATGATATAGATCATATTTATCCACAGTCAAAAATAAAAGACGACAGCTTCACGAATACAGTATTGGTAAAAAGAGAAAGTAATGCTGCAAAAACTGATAGATACCCACTAGGTTCTGATATTCAAACACCTAGTAATAGAAGGTTCTGGAAATTCTTAAAAGAAAAAGGATTAATATCTGATGAAAAATATAATAGATTAGTAAGAACAGAAGAATTTTCTGATGAAGAACTAAGTGGATTCATAGCACGACAATTAGTAGAGACATCTCAATCTGTAAAAGCAGTAGCGAGTATCTTAGGAGAATTAAATCCAGAAACTTCAATCTGTTACTCTAAAGCAGAAAATGTATCTAGTTTTAGACAAAACTTTGGAAAAATTAAAAAGGGTGATAGAGATTCAAAAAACAATGATCAGTTAATAAAAGTACGTGAAATAAACGATTATCACCATGCCAAAGACGCGTATCTTAATGTAGTGGTAGGGAATGTCTATGATACTAAGTTTACACGTAATGTATTTAATTTTATTAAAGATAAAAAAGATGGAAGAAAATATTCACTTAATAAGGTATTCTATGAAAATGTTAGTGATTCAAAAACAGTAGCTTGGGAAATGGATAAAACAATTCATCAAGTAGAGAAAGTCATGAATAATAACAATATCATGGTAACAAGAAGAACATCTGAACAAAAAGGTGGTTTATTCGATGCTACAGTTTATAAAGCAAAAGTTGCAGCGAAAGCTAAAGATGGAGTATATTATCCATTAAAAACATCTAATTCTGTTGTAAAAGACGTTGCTAAGTATGGTGGGTACACTAGTATTGGTATAGCATATTATTCTATTTTTGAATATACTATAGTGAATAAAAAGGGTGAAGAGAAAATTACTAGAATTATCCCTATACCAATTTATATTTCTCAAAATATAAAAGACAGCACGGCTTTAATCGAATTTGGAAAATCGCAAATTTTCTGTAGAGCTTATGAGAAGATAAAAGATTTTAAACTACTATATAGAAAGTTATGTATAGGTAGTAAAATAAATATTAATAATTATCAATATTATATTGGTGGAAAGAGTGATGAAAGGTTTTACTATGATAGTGCAATTCAAGTAACATTGGATAAAAAAAGTGAAAAATATTTAAAAATATTATCTAAATATCAAAATTGGAAAAAAGAAAATAAAGATGGTGAACTTTGGGAAAATATAACTAAAGAAAACAATATAGAATTATATAATAAACTAGTTGAAAAAATGAATTCTGAAATATTTACTAAGAAAAAATCGAATAAATATAATGAATTAAATAGTGAAGAGATTCGAAATAATTTTATTAAAATCAGTGTGGAGGAACAAGCTAAAGTATTATTAGAGATTTTAAATTTACTTACAAATAAAAAGTCTATTTTTGATTTGAAGAGCATTGATATTAAAGCAGCAAGGGGGAAAATTAGTTTTAATTTAACTAGTCTAATACAATTTTCAATTATAGAACAATCTATAACTGGATTCTATGAAAAAGAAATAACAATAATAGGGGATAAAGGGAATGACATGGAGAACAATAATAGTTAG
- a CDS encoding thermonuclease family protein, whose protein sequence is MNKKVFIIFFTLFTAIFLIITLIINQTGESYKEATINGVFIKGDKTKYKVKFIKKVDGDTIIVNFNNKELKVRYLLIDTPETVKPGVKVQKYGPEASELNGKLLTNAKDVEIEFDIYEKEDKYHRALCYVYADGKNIQEELLLAGLAEIKYVKPPDTRYLDKFKKAQNKAKSNKRNLWSNT, encoded by the coding sequence ATGAATAAAAAGGTATTTATTATTTTCTTTACTCTTTTCACGGCAATATTTTTAATTATCACTTTGATAATTAATCAAACTGGTGAGAGTTATAAAGAAGCAACTATTAACGGAGTTTTTATTAAGGGAGATAAAACAAAATATAAGGTTAAATTTATAAAAAAAGTTGATGGTGATACTATTATAGTTAACTTCAACAACAAAGAATTAAAAGTGAGATATTTATTAATTGATACACCAGAAACTGTAAAACCTGGTGTGAAGGTTCAGAAATATGGACCAGAAGCTAGTGAATTAAATGGTAAACTATTAACTAATGCTAAAGATGTTGAAATTGAATTTGATATTTATGAGAAAGAAGATAAATATCATAGAGCATTGTGTTACGTTTATGCTGATGGAAAAAATATTCAAGAAGAATTATTACTGGCAGGTCTGGCTGAAATAAAATATGTGAAACCACCTGATACAAGATATTTAGATAAATTTAAAAAAGCTCAAAATAAAGCAAAAAGTAATAAACGAAATCTATGGTCAAATACCTAA
- a CDS encoding amino acid permease: MMSYLRKKSVESILAEARSKTLAPTMRTMDLILFGIGAIIGSGILVLTGKASAEAGPAVIFSFLIAGVACCLAALCYAELASTIPSSGSTYTYLYVSIGEIVAYIIGWVLIGGYVLSAATVSNGWSSYFSRLLAGLGVELPKEYYTLPANGGYGNIPAIVIVLLITFLLSRGTSSSKLVNNLMVAAKVGIVILFIVVGSFYVEPTHWTNDFAPTGFSGVMLAATTVFFAYLGFDAISTSAEETINPEKALPKAIIVTMIVCTAFYILVCLVLTGVVEYSRLGSGDALVFVLEEVGQNKVAGIVSLGAVIGLMAGILSFMYAGIRIAYTIARDGLLPKVFTKVNDNKVPSTVTWSLGCLTAVLAGFLPLGKLAELANVASIIAFALVSYTTIVFYKKFPDVKRGFRVPGMPVVPIISIVLFAALLYSVTLTSWIIFFVWVIVGLIVYFTYSYKHSKIE; the protein is encoded by the coding sequence ATTATGAGTTATTTAAGAAAAAAATCAGTTGAATCTATTTTAGCAGAAGCTAGAAGTAAAACTTTAGCTCCGACTATGAGAACGATGGACTTAATTCTATTCGGAATCGGGGCGATTATAGGATCAGGGATTCTAGTATTAACTGGTAAAGCTTCAGCAGAAGCAGGACCAGCGGTAATCTTCTCATTCTTAATCGCAGGGGTTGCCTGTTGTTTAGCAGCACTTTGTTATGCGGAGCTAGCTTCAACAATTCCATCAAGTGGTAGTACATATACATACTTATATGTATCAATTGGTGAAATTGTAGCCTATATAATAGGTTGGGTACTAATAGGAGGATATGTTCTTTCTGCAGCGACTGTCTCAAATGGTTGGTCAAGTTACTTTTCACGTCTACTAGCAGGTCTTGGAGTAGAACTCCCTAAAGAATATTATACATTACCTGCAAATGGAGGATATGGTAACATTCCAGCTATCGTAATTGTATTATTAATTACATTCTTACTATCAAGAGGTACATCAAGTAGTAAACTTGTAAATAACCTTATGGTAGCTGCAAAAGTTGGTATCGTAATTTTATTCATTGTTGTTGGATCATTCTATGTTGAACCAACACACTGGACAAACGATTTTGCACCTACAGGTTTCTCAGGGGTAATGTTAGCAGCCACTACAGTATTCTTTGCTTACCTTGGATTTGATGCGATTTCTACATCAGCAGAAGAAACAATCAATCCAGAAAAAGCTCTACCAAAAGCTATCATTGTCACTATGATCGTATGTACAGCATTCTATATCTTAGTATGTTTAGTATTAACAGGGGTTGTTGAATACAGCCGTCTTGGATCTGGGGATGCGTTAGTATTCGTACTTGAAGAAGTTGGTCAAAACAAAGTTGCTGGTATTGTTTCTCTAGGGGCAGTAATCGGACTTATGGCTGGTATCTTATCATTCATGTATGCAGGTATCCGTATCGCTTATACAATTGCACGTGATGGATTATTACCAAAAGTATTCACTAAAGTTAACGACAACAAAGTACCAAGTACAGTTACATGGTCTTTAGGATGCTTAACTGCAGTATTAGCTGGGTTCTTACCATTAGGGAAATTAGCAGAACTTGCTAATGTGGCTTCTATTATTGCATTCGCATTAGTAAGTTACACTACTATCGTATTCTACAAAAAATTCCCAGATGTTAAACGTGGATTTAGAGTACCAGGTATGCCGGTAGTACCAATTATCTCAATTGTATTATTCGCAGCTTTACTATACAGTGTTACATTAACTTCATGGATTATCTTCTTCGTATGGGTAATCGTAGGATTAATCGTATACTTCACATACTCTTATAAACATAGTAAAATTGAATAG
- the ald gene encoding alanine dehydrogenase — protein sequence MIIGVPKEIKNNESRVSAIPGVVHELVLDGHTVYVEKGAGLASGISDAEYEEAGAVLLEKAEDVWNKSDLIYKVKEPVPSEYKYFRKGLIIYTYLHLAADPELTKEMVDKGTIGIAFETVKVGRGLPLLRPMSEIAGRMAVQEGTRFLSKVQGGKGILLQGVPGVQPGHVVIIGAGVAGTAAATAAVGLGARVTMIDVNLDALTELSHIFGGKIETLYSNKFNIASAIKTADLVVSTVLIPGAKAPKLVTKEMVKDMPDGGVIVDVAIDQGGTTEYTEGRPTSHDNPIFVEEGVLHYSVANIPGAVAQTSTYALCNATAKYVKVIAKLGVKEAVAKFPELVPGVNVANGKVTFKAVADDLGYEYTPVEAAL from the coding sequence ATGATTATCGGAGTACCAAAAGAAATTAAAAATAATGAAAGTAGAGTGTCTGCTATACCGGGAGTAGTACATGAATTAGTACTAGATGGCCACACTGTATATGTAGAAAAAGGAGCAGGATTAGCTTCAGGTATTTCAGATGCTGAATATGAAGAGGCAGGAGCTGTTCTATTAGAGAAAGCTGAAGATGTATGGAATAAATCGGATCTAATCTACAAAGTAAAAGAACCAGTTCCATCTGAGTATAAATATTTTAGAAAAGGGTTAATTATTTATACTTATCTACACTTAGCTGCAGATCCTGAATTAACAAAAGAAATGGTAGATAAAGGAACTATCGGTATTGCTTTCGAAACAGTAAAAGTAGGAAGAGGGTTACCATTATTAAGACCAATGAGTGAAATTGCGGGAAGAATGGCTGTGCAAGAAGGAACAAGATTCTTATCGAAAGTTCAAGGTGGTAAAGGTATCTTATTACAAGGTGTTCCAGGAGTTCAACCAGGACATGTTGTAATTATTGGTGCAGGTGTCGCCGGTACTGCTGCAGCAACAGCAGCTGTTGGTCTTGGAGCACGTGTAACAATGATTGATGTAAACTTAGATGCACTAACAGAATTATCACATATCTTTGGTGGTAAAATTGAAACTCTTTACTCTAATAAATTTAATATTGCAAGTGCTATTAAAACAGCTGATTTAGTGGTAAGTACAGTATTAATCCCAGGAGCAAAAGCACCTAAATTAGTAACAAAAGAAATGGTTAAAGATATGCCAGATGGTGGTGTAATCGTTGACGTAGCGATTGACCAAGGTGGTACAACAGAATATACTGAAGGACGTCCAACAAGTCATGATAATCCAATATTCGTAGAAGAAGGAGTATTACACTACTCAGTAGCTAATATTCCAGGAGCAGTAGCACAAACATCAACTTATGCATTATGTAATGCAACTGCTAAATACGTAAAAGTTATCGCTAAATTAGGTGTTAAAGAAGCTGTGGCTAAATTCCCAGAATTAGTTCCTGGTGTGAATGTAGCTAATGGAAAAGTTACTTTCAAAGCTGTTGCAGATGATTTAGGATATGAATATACTCCAGTAGAAGCAGCTTTGTAA
- a CDS encoding amino acid permease — MMNVFRKKSIDSILAESRNKTLNPTMKTMDLVLFGIGAIIGSGILVLTGKASAEAGPAVVFSFLIAGLACCLAALCYAELASTIPSSGSTYTYLYVSVGEIVAYVIGWVLIGGYVLTAATVANGWSSYFSRLLAGLGIEIPKEFYTLPAVGGYGNIPAIIIVLLITFILSKGTSSSKLVNNLMVAAKVGIVVLFIVVGVFYVEPTNWTNNFAPSGFSGVMLAATTVFFAYLGFDAISTSAEETINPEKALPKAIIITMLVCTAFYILVCLVLTGVVQYNRLGTGDALAFVLEEVGQNKVAGIVSLGAVIGLMAGILSFIYAGIRITYTIARDGLLPEKLTKVNQNKVPSTLTWGLGIITALLAGFLPLGKLADLANVASIIAFALVSYTTIVFYKKFPDLKRGFRVPGMPILPIISIILFGALLYSVTLTTWIIFVVWVIVGLIVYFAFSYKNSKLK, encoded by the coding sequence ATTATGAACGTTTTTAGAAAAAAATCAATTGACTCTATTTTAGCAGAGTCAAGAAATAAGACGTTAAATCCCACGATGAAGACTATGGATTTAGTTCTATTCGGTATAGGGGCTATTATTGGATCAGGTATTTTAGTATTAACTGGTAAAGCTTCAGCAGAAGCAGGACCAGCAGTTGTATTTTCTTTCCTAATTGCAGGATTAGCTTGTTGTTTAGCGGCGTTATGTTATGCTGAACTTGCTTCTACAATTCCTTCAAGTGGTAGTACATATACTTATTTATATGTATCAGTTGGTGAAATTGTAGCGTATGTGATAGGTTGGGTATTAATAGGTGGATATGTTCTTACTGCCGCTACAGTAGCAAATGGTTGGTCAAGTTACTTCTCGCGTCTATTAGCAGGTTTAGGTATAGAGATTCCTAAAGAGTTTTATACATTACCAGCAGTTGGTGGCTATGGTAACATTCCAGCGATTATTATTGTATTATTAATTACTTTCATTTTATCAAAAGGTACTTCAAGTAGTAAACTTGTAAACAACCTTATGGTAGCAGCAAAAGTAGGTATTGTTGTTTTATTCATCGTAGTTGGTGTATTTTATGTAGAACCAACTAACTGGACAAATAACTTTGCACCATCAGGTTTTTCAGGAGTTATGTTAGCTGCGACTACTGTATTCTTCGCGTACTTAGGATTTGATGCTATTTCTACTTCAGCTGAAGAAACAATTAATCCAGAAAAAGCTCTACCAAAAGCCATTATTATTACAATGTTAGTTTGTACAGCATTCTATATTCTAGTATGTTTAGTACTTACTGGAGTTGTTCAATATAATAGACTTGGAACAGGAGATGCCTTAGCATTTGTGCTAGAAGAAGTAGGTCAAAATAAAGTAGCTGGTATCGTATCTCTTGGAGCGGTAATTGGTCTTATGGCTGGTATACTATCATTCATATATGCGGGAATCCGTATTACATATACGATTGCACGTGATGGATTATTACCAGAAAAATTAACTAAAGTTAATCAAAATAAAGTACCAAGCACATTAACATGGGGATTAGGAATCATAACAGCATTATTAGCAGGATTCTTACCATTAGGTAAACTAGCTGATCTTGCTAATGTAGCGTCAATTATTGCTTTTGCATTAGTAAGCTATACAACTATCGTATTCTATAAAAAATTCCCAGACTTAAAACGTGGATTCAGAGTACCAGGTATGCCAATTTTACCAATTATTTCTATTATCTTATTTGGAGCATTATTATATAGTGTTACATTAACAACATGGATAATCTTTGTTGTTTGGGTTATTGTAGGTTTAATCGTATACTTTGCATTCTCATATAAGAACAGTAAGTTAAAATAG
- the rpsD gene encoding 30S ribosomal protein S4 encodes MARFTGSTWKKSRRLGISLSGTGKELAKRPYAPGQHGPNLRKKLSEYGLQLQEKQKLRYLHGMNEKQFRKLFDKAGKLQGLHGENFMALLATRLDSVVYSLGLARTNRQARQLVNHGHVLVDGKKVDIASYAVKPGQVVSVREKSRNLEIVKEAVEITNFVPEYLTFDADKLEGSLVRLPERSELHPEINEQLIVEYYSR; translated from the coding sequence ATGGCTCGTTTTACAGGTTCAACTTGGAAAAAATCTCGTCGTTTAGGAATTTCACTAAGCGGTACTGGTAAGGAGTTAGCTAAACGTCCTTACGCACCAGGACAACACGGTCCTAACTTAAGAAAAAAACTATCTGAGTATGGTTTACAATTACAAGAAAAACAAAAACTTCGTTACCTACACGGTATGAACGAAAAACAATTCCGTAAATTATTCGATAAAGCTGGTAAATTACAAGGTCTACACGGTGAAAACTTCATGGCATTACTTGCTACACGTTTAGATTCTGTAGTATACAGCTTAGGTTTAGCTAGAACTAACCGTCAAGCTAGACAATTAGTAAACCACGGACACGTTCTTGTAGATGGTAAAAAAGTAGACATCGCTTCTTACGCTGTTAAACCAGGTCAAGTAGTTTCAGTAAGAGAAAAATCTAGAAACCTTGAAATCGTTAAAGAAGCTGTTGAAATCACTAACTTTGTACCTGAGTACTTAACTTTTGATGCTGATAAATTAGAAGGATCATTAGTAAGACTTCCAGAAAGAAGTGAATTACACCCAGAAATCAACGAACAACTTATCGTTGAGTACTACAGCAGATAA
- a CDS encoding gamma-glutamyl-gamma-aminobutyrate hydrolase family protein — MKIIAISTRSVDYKSDAGIAKRRLYINGYFSEIAEKAGFILFPVCSDNGLEEIAAMCSGLIIAGRDRDINPKYYGEKPLEGLEYPDDPYEDELDFKLIELFEKINKPILGICSGLQSLNIYHGGTLKQHIDEHSSKEQLIRHTINIEDNSFVHSLYGNKTEVNSIHHQAIKDVAEGFKVTAVANDGTIEAIEKGNLIGLQWHPEVDYEVDTFKKFLDLCE, encoded by the coding sequence ATGAAAATAATTGCGATTTCAACAAGAAGTGTCGATTACAAATCAGATGCTGGTATAGCTAAAAGACGTCTATACATTAATGGTTATTTTTCAGAAATAGCAGAAAAAGCTGGCTTTATTTTATTCCCAGTTTGTTCTGATAATGGATTAGAGGAAATTGCAGCCATGTGTAGTGGCCTGATAATAGCTGGACGTGATAGAGATATTAATCCTAAATATTATGGAGAAAAGCCTCTAGAAGGATTAGAGTATCCTGATGATCCTTATGAGGATGAGTTAGACTTCAAACTGATTGAACTTTTTGAGAAGATTAATAAGCCAATCTTAGGGATTTGTAGTGGATTACAAAGTTTAAATATTTATCATGGAGGTACATTAAAACAACATATAGATGAACATTCAAGTAAAGAACAATTAATTCGTCATACTATTAACATAGAAGACAATTCATTTGTTCATAGTTTATATGGAAATAAAACGGAAGTGAACTCAATTCATCATCAAGCAATAAAAGATGTTGCTGAAGGATTTAAAGTTACGGCTGTAGCAAATGATGGAACTATTGAAGCTATCGAGAAAGGTAATCTTATAGGTCTACAATGGCATCCTGAAGTCGATTATGAAGTAGACACATTCAAAAAATTTCTTGATCTATGTGAATAA
- a CDS encoding FtsK/SpoIIIE domain-containing protein: protein MMKTSINILNAIDDNKKISITLTSCPHYLITGGTGSGKTTFSLYLIAKLCLSYKEATVYILDFKGDEHFQRFNSYENYFSYTDCMIGLKEIYEIFNNRLINTEDFSPLIIFIDELASMISYFSGSNSEKNKIQKIIAEILMMGRSKKVHIITSTQRPDSSLFANGARDNYTFKLGLGNLSSEGKKMIFPSSDILFKRCNLGYGYVSLHSNEPIFVGVPAFSNYKKIYAVIKLHLGGDKNKN, encoded by the coding sequence ATGATGAAGACTTCTATTAATATTCTAAATGCTATTGATGATAATAAGAAAATAAGTATTACTTTGACTTCATGCCCACACTACTTAATAACTGGTGGGACTGGTTCTGGTAAAACAACTTTTTCTTTATATCTGATTGCGAAGCTTTGTTTATCTTATAAAGAAGCTACTGTTTATATTTTAGATTTTAAAGGAGATGAACATTTCCAAAGATTTAATAGTTATGAAAATTATTTCAGTTATACGGATTGTATGATAGGACTAAAAGAAATTTATGAAATTTTTAATAATAGATTAATAAATACAGAAGACTTTTCGCCTTTAATCATTTTTATTGACGAACTTGCTTCTATGATTTCATATTTTTCAGGTTCTAACTCTGAAAAGAATAAAATACAAAAAATTATTGCTGAAATACTTATGATGGGACGAAGTAAAAAAGTTCATATCATTACATCAACTCAAAGACCAGATAGCAGTTTATTTGCTAATGGTGCTAGAGATAATTATACTTTTAAACTTGGTTTAGGTAATTTATCTTCTGAAGGAAAAAAAATGATTTTCCCTTCTTCTGATATATTATTTAAGAGATGTAATTTAGGGTATGGATATGTAAGTTTACATTCTAATGAGCCTATCTTTGTTGGTGTCCCTGCTTTTTCAAATTATAAAAAAATATATGCAGTAATTAAACTACATTTAGGAGGTGATAAAAATAAAAATTAA